A genomic segment from Corylus avellana chromosome ca5, CavTom2PMs-1.0 encodes:
- the LOC132182175 gene encoding uncharacterized protein LOC132182175, protein MNTISRSKVFLVLLVTLFPTQILAQNAILAVCDQTLYTALCIRTLQSDSASGSATSFEDVATIILKNATSTATQISDQLTKLIQEGSSRWSGGDMVSLKHCKIYYHDAIGKLADSSKALASRKYNDVKTGMLAAMGASRSCDKDFEEYGRTGKSPLGNQGVTYNELCNIVIDLSTIN, encoded by the coding sequence ATGAACACCATTTCTCGCTCAAAGGTCTTCCTTGTGCTGCTTGTAACTCTCTTCCCAACCCAAATTCTTGCTCAAAATGCGATCTTAGCAGTTTGTGATCAGACTCTGTATACAGCATTGTGCATAAGAACTCTTCAATCGGACTCGGCGAGTGGGTCGGCTACTAGTTTTGAAGACGTAGCCACAATTATACTAAAGAATGCAACATCTACAGCAACCCAAATAAGTGACCAACTCACAAAACTGATCCAAGAAGGATCATCGCGATGGTCGGGCGGCGATATGGTTTCCCTGAAACATTGCAAAATTTACTACCACGATGCAATCGGAAAACTTGCGGACTCGAGCAAAGCCCTGGCATCTAGGAAGTACAATGATGTTAAGACAGGTATGTTGGCTGCCATGGGTGCTAGTCGCTCATGTGACAAAGACTTCGAGGAATATGGAAGAACCGGCAAGTCTCCATTAGGCAATCAGGGTGTCACGTATAACGAGCTTTGCAACATTGTCATAGACTTGTCCACTATCAATTGA
- the LOC132182174 gene encoding uncharacterized protein LOC132182174, with product MNTISCSKVFLIVLLVTLFPTQILSQNLAVCDHTEYRVLCRKTLSSDSASKSATSFDDVAMIMLKHATSTANQISDQLINLLKQAQSSWGGDVVALVHCSKYYKDAIGKLADSKKALQSKRYADVKNSILVAMTAVGKCDQDFKKFGKNSNPPLGYQGDTYIVLCRIVLQLTTRK from the coding sequence ATGAACACCATTTCTTGCTCAAAGGTCTTCCTAATTGTGCTGCTTGTAACTCTCTTCCCAACCCAAattctttctcaaaatttagCAGTTTGTGATCACACTGAGTATAGGGTATTGTGCAGAAAAACTCTTAGCTCGGACTCGGCGAGTAAATCGGCCACTAGTTTTGATGACGTAGCCATGATTATGCTAAAGCATGCAACATCTACAGCAAACCAAATAAGTGACCAACTCATAAACTTGCTCAAACAAGCACAATCGTCGTGGGGCGGCGATGTAGTTGCCCTGGTACATTGCAGTAAGTACTACAAAGATGCAATTGGAAAACTTGCGGATTCGAAAAAAGCCCTGCAATCAAAGAGGTATGCGGATGTTAAGAATTCGATCTTGGTTGCCATGACTGCTGTTGGCAAATGTGACCAAGACTtcaagaaatttggaaaaaacAGCAATCCTCCATTAGGCTATCAGGGTGACACATATATCGTGCTTTGCAGAATTGTCTTGCAATTGACCACTCGCAAATGA